Proteins from one Lepidochelys kempii isolate rLepKem1 chromosome 6, rLepKem1.hap2, whole genome shotgun sequence genomic window:
- the LOC140913780 gene encoding olfactory receptor 5J3-like has protein sequence MAQGNDTTVTEFILAGFTDHPELQVALFLIFLVIYVLTLLGNFGMIALIWTDSRFHTPMYLLLSNLSLVDLGYSSSIAPRVLVSLSRESKAISYAGCAAQLYFFATFATTEFFLLAVMAYDRYVAICNPLLYRLIISKRSCIWLLASSYMAGVANATVFTSCTFQLSFCGSNVIDHYFCDVLPLMRLSCTDTHTNEMLLSIFAGSIQLTTMLIILFSYLYVTAAILRIRSSEGKRKAFSTCTSHLTAVAIFYGTTCFIYLQPSSTSSLEQDQVISVFYTVVIPMLNPLIYSLRNKEVKDALGRMLERKKFSQQL, from the coding sequence ATGGCCCAGGGAAATGACACTACCGTGACTGAATTCATCCTTGCAGGATTCACTGACCATCCAGAACTGCAGGTTGCGCTCTTCCTCATATTTCTGGTGATCTATGTTCTCACCTTGCTGGGGAATTTTGGGATGATTGCCCTAATCTGGACGGACTCCCGATTTCACACCCCCATGTATCTCTTGCTCAGCAACTTGTCACTCGTTGACCTTGGTTACTCCTCATCCATCGCCCCCAGGGTGCTGGTGAGCCTCTCAAGGGAGAGTAAGGCCATTTCCTATGCTGGATGTGCTGCACAGCTGTACTTTTTTGCTACCTTTGCCACCACTGAGTTTTTCCTCCTTGCGGTGATGGCCTATGAccgttatgtggccatctgtaaTCCACTGCTCTATAGGCTCATCATATCCAAGAGGTCCTGCATCTGGCTCTTGGCTAGCTCCTACATGGCTGGGGTTGCAAATGCAACCGTGTTTACCAGCTGCACCTTTCAGCTGTCCTTCTGTGGGTCCAATGTAATCGATCATTActtttgtgatgtccttccgctCATGCGGCTCTCCTGCACCGACACTCACACCAATGAAATGCTGCTTTCTATCTTTGCTGGTTCCATACAACTGACAACCATGCTGATCATCCTCTTCTCATATCTGTATGTTACTGCTGCCATACTGAGGATCCGCTCCTCCGAGGGCAAgcgcaaagccttctccacctgcacctcCCACCTGACAGCCGTAGCTATATTCTATGGGACAACGTGTTTTATCTACTTACAACCCAGTTCCACCTCCTCACTGGAGCAGGACCAGGTGATCTCTGTGTTCTACACGGTTGTGATCCCCATGCTGAACCCCCtgatctacagcctgaggaacaaggaggtgAAGGACGCCCTGGGGAGAATGTTAGAGAGAAAAAAGTTCTCTCAGCAGCTTTGA